A DNA window from Plodia interpunctella isolate USDA-ARS_2022_Savannah chromosome 12, ilPloInte3.2, whole genome shotgun sequence contains the following coding sequences:
- the LOC128674260 gene encoding uncharacterized protein LOC128674260, whose protein sequence is MDQISPTPSAIPQIVQVYPPANSKIQSPHIIHISHQTLQSQGKVAYQQSIAPKPLHIPVSSHLEIQNQMLTQDQIVLSCQQAHLQELNPPLQAPMHLRHNDMGSTVQITSHVILPQMPVFKQHVLVNGVQQQYYEYDPYQKEESVAESDPEVVVNQQLECKTESSNESYVAPVKRTRGVVRNPERWACNIRKMKHQRGEAYISRRGKYVPERKVRNMKDCLQSCKYKCNEKITDTDREHIFKAFYSLNANEKKHFLLNTTERNYVKHKMGETNHRRKYSFKYFFLVRAVRYTVCKNFYLGTLAISQKPVYNVHLGKSEMNIPKPDGRGLSEASTHSLPPEAKERVRQHIMSFNTVDSKPIKQYSKKKQYLETTLTIKQMYNMYFTDCSKENSVPVKESMYRKILKQEFNLHFKKIKNDQELCCKCKGVIKKKS, encoded by the exons ATGGATCAAATATCTCCAACGCCGTCGGCAATTCCTCAAATCGTGCAAGTTTACCCACCAGCAAACTCGAAGATTCAGAGCCCtcacataatacatatatcaCATCAAACTTTGCAATCACAAGGCAAAGTAGCTTACCAACAAAGTATAGCTCCAAAGCCCCTTCACATACCGGTTTCTTCACATTTAGAAATTCAGAATCAGATGTTGACACAAGATCAGATTGTTCTGTCATGCCAGCAAGCACACCTACAGGAATTAAATCCGCCTTTGCAAGCTCCAATGCATCTGCGTCACAATGACATGGGGTCCACAGTGCAGATTACTTCACACGTCATCCTGCCTCAGATGCCTGTCTTCAAGCAGCATGTGCTAGTGAATGGAGTACAGCAGCAGTATTATGAATATGATCCGTATCAGAAAGAAGAAAGTGTTGCAGAAAGTGATCCCGAAGTTGTTGTGAACCAGCAGCTTga ATGCAAAACTGAAAGTTCAAATGAATCATATGTAGCTCCTGTAAAACGCACACGAGGTGTGGTACGAAACCCTGAAAGGTGGGCTTGCAATATCCGTAAAATGAAACACCAGAGAGGTGAAGCGTACATTAGTAGAAGAGGTAAATATGTCCCGGAGAGAAAGGTGCGCAACATGAAAGATTGTTTACAGTCatgcaaatataaatgcaATGAAAAAATCACTGACACAGACCGTGAACATATTTTCAAAGCATTTTACTCTTTAAAcgcaaatgaaaaaaaacattttctcttAAACACAACTGAAAGAAATTATGTGAAACATAAAATGGGTGAAACAAATCACAGACGCAAGTATTCATTCAAGTATTTCTTTCTTGTAAGAGCAGTTAGGTATACAGTgtgtaaaaacttttatttaggtactctAGCAATATCACAAAAGCCAGTATATAATGTGCATTTAGGTAAATCTGAAATGAACATACCAAAACCAGATGGTCGTGGTTTATCAGAAGCCAGCACCCACAGCCTACCTCCAGAAGCTAAGGAACGAGTGAGACAACACATAATGTCTTTTAACACAGTGGACTCCAAGCCTATTAAACAGTATTCCAAAAAGAAGCAATATCTAGAGACAACattaactataaaacaaatgtataatatgtattttacgGATTGTAGTAAAGAGAATTCAGTACCAGTAAAAGAGTCAATGTAtagaaaaattttgaaacaagaatttaatttgcattttaagaaaattaaaaatgaccaAGAACTCTGTTGTAAGTGTAAAGGGGTCATTAAGAAAAAgtcttaa